CGGAGAAGTTTTTATTGAAAACCTAGGTCCTCCGGTAAACTCGGTGGCCGATGATTTTGGTATTTCTTTCACTACCATTAAAGACGGTTACTTCACCTCTAACCGCAGTAGCGGGGCAGGCGACGATGATATTTACGCCTTCGTAAATAATGATCCTGATCTGAAGATCGTAAATTACTTTTTAGCGGGAATTACCGTGACGAAAGACGAGGAGAGTGGCCAGGAGAAAATTGTAGAAGGAGTAAAAGTAAAACTGAGGTTTCCGCAGAGCGATGATATTGCCAGCGAAACTACGGGTAACGAAGGTGAGTTTGGCTTCAAGGTTGACGGGGGCACTAACTACGAGCTGGTAGCCGAGAAAGAAGGCTTTTTTACCGAACGGGTTGATTTTAGTACGATTGGCCGGACTATTCCGCAAGAAGAGTTAGTAGCGATGGTCACCGATACCACGTTCCGCACCAAGATTGTTCTCAGCAAGCTGGTACTGGACAAGCCAATTGTGATGGAGAATATTTACTACGAGTTTGATGAATATTTTATTACGGACGCCGCGGCGGTAGAACTGGATAAGCTGGTGAACATCTTAAATGATAATCCGCAAATTATCATTGAATTAAGCTCCCACACGGATGCTCAGGGCGATAATGATTATAACGAAGCCCTATCGCAACGACGGGCTGAATCAGCAGTACAATACTTGGTAGAGAGTGGTATTGATGCCGGACGGATTACCGCCCGAGGGTACGGCGAAAGCCAGCTTATCATCAAAAATGCTGTTAACGACGATCAGCACGAAATCAACCGTCGTACCGAATTTAAAGTAACCCGCATTCGGCAAAACAGCACCCAGGCTAATAATTCTTTGGAATAACACTCTAGTGCAAAGAATGAATGACTGATGAATAGTAGCAGTGTAGTTTACCCTATTACTGAATGAGAACCATCAGTGTTAGGAACTAGGTGCCAGAAAGTAAACATTATTCATTAACTCACTATCCATTGTACATTGCACAGTGTTAATTGATAATTGTTCAGTTATGAGTGAGCGTTACCAGCAGCGGGGGGTTTCCGCTACCAAAGAAGATGTCCATCAGGCTATCCGCCATATTGATAAGGGACTGTTTCCTCAGGCCTTTTGTAAAATTGTACCCGACTGGCTAGGCGGTGACCCTGCTTACTGCAATATTATGCACGCCGACGGAGCAGGTACCAAATCATCGCTGGCGTATATGTACTGGCGAGAAACCGGCGATCTATCGGTTTGGCGGGGCATTGCTCAGGATGCGGTAGTGATGAATACCGATGATCTGCTCTGTGTAGGGGCGATTGATAATATTCTGTTGTCCTCTACCATTGGTCGTAACAAGCACCTCATTCCGGGCGAAGTGATACAAGCCATTATTGAAGGAACCGAAGAGGTACTGCAACTGCTGCGCGACCACGGTATGAATATTATTAGCACCGGAGGCGAAACTGCCGACTTAGGTGATTTGGTGCGGACTATTGTGGTAGACAGCACCGTTACCGCCCGAATGAGACGCAATAATGTGATCTCTAACGATCGTATTGCCGCGGGTGATGTTGTGGTAGGACTTGCCTCCTTTGGTCAGGCCAATTACGAGACTGAATACAACGGGGGTATGGGCAGCAACGGCCTTACCTCAGCCCGCCACGATGTATTTCACCACGCACTGGCCGAACAATACCCGGAAAGCTACGATCATCAGGTTCCTTCCGATCTGGTATATTCCGGTAGTAAATCGCTAACTGATAAATTGACTATTGAAGAGCAAGAGATTACGATAGGTAAGTTAGTTCTCTCTCCGACTCGAACTTACGCTCCCATTGTGCAGCAAATTCTAAAGAACTACCGGAGTCAAATTCACGGCATGGTACATTGTAGTGGCGGAGCGCAAACCAAAGTGCTGCACTTTGTGGAAAATTTGCACGTGATTAAAGACAACCTTTTCCCCACTCCCCCGCTGTTTCAGCTTATTCAGCAAGAGAGCCAAACCGCTTGGCAAGAAATGTACAAAGTATTCAACATAGGGCATCGCCTGGAGCTGTACGTACCTGAATCCTTAGCAAACGATATTATTGAAATTTCAGAGAGCTTGGGAGTAGCTGCTCAGATTATTGGGCGAGTAGAATCTGCCGATCAGAAGAAAGTAACTATTGAGAGTGAATATGGCAGTTTTGCATACTAAAAATTATACCTAGCAACACAAATATCTTATGTCTACAGATAAACCTGAAGACCTATCTAATGACACAGATAAGACTGCAGAACTGGAGAACCGAATCGACGATATAACTAAAAGAATTAGTTCGTTAGAACCTGACATTGTTGCCCAAGAGCATCGTATTGGTTCCATTGCCCGAAACTTATATCGGTATTTCGTACAAGAAACAGGTGATGAAGAGAATCTTCGCCGAAAGCGATTATCA
This region of Tunicatimonas pelagia genomic DNA includes:
- a CDS encoding AIR synthase related protein, with the protein product MSERYQQRGVSATKEDVHQAIRHIDKGLFPQAFCKIVPDWLGGDPAYCNIMHADGAGTKSSLAYMYWRETGDLSVWRGIAQDAVVMNTDDLLCVGAIDNILLSSTIGRNKHLIPGEVIQAIIEGTEEVLQLLRDHGMNIISTGGETADLGDLVRTIVVDSTVTARMRRNNVISNDRIAAGDVVVGLASFGQANYETEYNGGMGSNGLTSARHDVFHHALAEQYPESYDHQVPSDLVYSGSKSLTDKLTIEEQEITIGKLVLSPTRTYAPIVQQILKNYRSQIHGMVHCSGGAQTKVLHFVENLHVIKDNLFPTPPLFQLIQQESQTAWQEMYKVFNIGHRLELYVPESLANDIIEISESLGVAAQIIGRVESADQKKVTIESEYGSFAY